The genomic DNA TTCCTGGGCCCGCCGGGCGGGGGCACGAGGGTCGAGACCGCATCGTGGGACACAGCCGCAAGGAAAGCCGGGGACGcagacgccgaggagaaggaggaggggggcttGGAGGGGACGTAGCCCTCGAGGCGGCGTTGGAGGTAGGAAGCCGTCGCGTGCAGGTCTGCGAGGTCGAGAGTCGCGGCGCGGCGGTTCGTGGCCGTGGCTGTCGCGGCAGATGACGCATCGTCCGGGCCCGGGGCGTAGGTCAGGAGGAACGTCTTGCGGGCGAGGGAGCGCCAGAGCAGAGGGCGGAGGCGGTgagtgaggaggaggagaaggcccTTGTCGAAGAGATACTTTTCGTGCTGCGCGAGGGCGTGCTGGAAGTGGACGAAATCGCCCCTGCGGATGGACTGGGCCAACGGATGGTAGATTggggcgagggaggaggcctcggggcgggagaggaggagctgcgagggcaggcggccgaggaggaggttgcTGGGGATCAGGTaggagaggacgagggcgcggtGGGAGGTCAGCGGCGGGGGGATCTGGAGGTaggcctcctcgaggcagagggcggcgcggaggaagtGGCAATTGGCGAGGTTGAAGCGGCCCAGGTAGTAGAGGAAGGTGACGCGCTGGGAGGCTGGGTAGAGGGAGAGGGGCGGCGAGTTTGTCGAGATGTTTGTGAAGATTTGCTTGGCGAGGTGCGTTCTCCGGCACTGCTGGCCGTCAGTGGACTTCCCATCCGGCATCGAGGAATGTATCGGGAGCGGAGAGGCGTGTCATAttcgagagggagaaggagtGGGGTAGAGGAAGGGGGCTGAACGGGACTCACGGCGAAGAGCAGCTTCAGGACCAGGTTGGCAAACATGTAGACGCCGACCTTTTTGCCCTCTGGTTTGCTGTACCGCGCGCTGGAGCGGTCCGTCAGGCAGGTGGTGAAGATCTTCTGGATGATTTCAGCCGAGGACTCGGCGATGGACTTgcggtcgtcggcgtcgacgttgcGGATGTTGCGCGTCAGGTCCGGGCGACGCGAGAGCATCATGGTCAGCCGCGCGAGGGACTCGCAAAGGGACATGGCCGTCTTGAGGAGCATGCCGCCATAGGTCGGGTGAGCGAAGGCGGTGCTGCAGGAGCTGTGTTGAATACGTCAGCGAGGTCTTTCATGCTGTCATCTCACGAGCGTCATGttcgatgaggaggaggctcAAAGATGCACGGGATAGGCTGCAGtgtggggaggggggggctcACTTCACCAGCCCGCTGAGCAACGTGTGCGCGCCCAATAGGTCGTCATAGTCGACATCACGCCAGAAGAGCATGTAGTCCTTCATGAAAGTCACAAAACCCGGCCAAGGCGAGCCCTGGCCTTCGGGcacatcgtcctcctcgggcaAGCATTTCTCAATAGTGTTCTCAAGAGCCGTGCTGGTaccggcgccgctgccgccgttaGCGTGCGACGGGGAACGGAACTGCGTCTTGAGCTCTGAGGCGAGAGCATGGTATTGCTGGTTCGCTGTGGGCTCAACGAGGAGCCAGTTACGGAGCTCGTCGCTGTTCTGGGCGCGGACGAAAGTGCGGATTTGTGTGAGAAATTGGATTATGAGGGACATTGTCGGCGCCGCAGCGGTACGCGCGCGTGGGGACTTGAGTTGAGCCAATGATAGCGTGGGTATTCGGGGCGAGTGTTGGCGTGAGATGTGAGTGATGCCCCAGCGGATCGTGATGAGAGTCGACAGTGAGTGATTGAAGTCCCAAGTCAAGGTGAGGTGAgatgaggtgaggtgaggtggaTCCTTCGGTGTGCGGGGAGCAAGGGGGAGTGCGTGCTCGGTGAggttggcggcgccgccccgCCGGGAGACCCCGAGCCGATATTTGGATGGAGGGGCCGGTGGTTTGCTGAgccctttttttttcacTTTCTTTTTAGAATTGATTCGAGTTATGTCATGTCACGACTCGGGATGACGAAACAAATCCCATAGAACTAAATTGCCACATACTTTCTTCCATGAATGCTTCACTTTCACTCCTGGGCTCATTTCAGTTTGTACAAATTTACACATCCCAACATCTCTTGCTTCAAACCCGCCATGACTACCGCAAGCTGGGCGGCGAAGCAGCTCCTAGTCACCAGAAGCTaagcatgcatgcatgcagtctctctctttcttaATTTTAACACCCCCACGAAGCGTAATTTGAAGCTAGGGATATGCCATCCGATCTTCCGTCAACTACACAGACTCGACGCGctgcacgacgacggcagtGGCTGCGCCGCCACCGTTGCAGATCGCCGCAACGCCGTATTCGCCCGGCTTCAGCTGGTGCAGCAGTGTGACCAGGATCCTCGACCCGGAGCTTCCCAGGGCGTGGCCGAGGGAGATGGCTCCCCCGAGGGGGTTGACGCGGGCACCCTCCAGTCCGAGAATCTATGAAATGCAAGTTAGCAACGACCTCGGCCCTGGATCCCTTTGGCGATGGACGTCATGTCACTCACCTTCTCGTTGGCCTTAATGACGGCGGCAAAGGCCTCGTTGAACTCCCAGACAGCAACCTGATCCTTGGTGATGCCCGCTCTCTTGAGCGCAATGGGGACCGCCTTAGCCGGCGCAATAGGGAAGTCCACAGGGTCGACAGCAGCGTCGGCCGAACCGCAAATCTTGGCCAGCACCCGGGAGCCCGATCCGTACTGTTGCGCAATCTCCTTGCTACCCAGGACCAGCGCGCTTGCACCGTCGTTCAGCGTGGAAGAGTTGGCCGCGGTAACGGTACCCGTGCCGTCACGCACAAACGCGGGCTTCAGCGTGGGAACCCTGTCGAACTTGACGTCGAGGTAaccctcgtcggcctcgataGTGGTGTCGCCCTTCTTTCCGGGGACGGTCACAGGAGCAATCTCCTCAGCGAAAGCGTTGGCCTTCCAAGCCGCCTGGGCGCGCTCGTAGGACTGAATGGCGTACTGGTCCTGCATCTCGCGGGTAATCTCGTGCTTCTTGGCGGTGTTTTCGGCGCAGTTGCCCATGTGGAACTGATCGTAGACGTCGGTCAGGCCGTCCTTGAGCAGACCATCCTCCATCTTGACGTGTCCGAACGGCGGCAGGTTGGACGCGCGAGGCACGTAGTAGGGCACCCTCGTCATGTTCtccatgccgccggcgatTTGCGCATCGGCCAGTCCCAGCTGAATATTTTGCGCGGCGAAGACAACGGCCTTCAGTCCCGAGGCGCAGACCttgttgatggtgatggcctCGACGCTCGACGGGAGGCCGGCGAAGATGACGGCCTGGCGAGCTGGCGCCTGTCCGACGGATCCTTGCAGCACATTGCCCATGTACACGTCCGAGATCTTTTCGACGGGGACCTTTGACTTCTCAAGGGCGGACTTGATGGCGACAGCGCCGAGCTTGGGCGCTGAGACGTTGGTGAACGAGCCATTGAACTGTTGGATGTGTTAGTGGTTGGGCCCAAGCTACGCAGACTTGCTGGCTAGCGTTTACCTTTGCCGTTGGCGTTCTCGACGCACTGAGGATGTATGCGTCGCGGATCTCTTGCCGAAGCGCGGCCCCCGTAGAGAAGTGACGGACCGCCGCTTGCCGTGCGATTTGGCCTGGGAGCCTCGACGAATGTCTCGAGAACATGATCGGTATTGGGAAAAAGGTGATAGTATATCCTGCGGCAGGTACAGAAAGCGACGACAGCAAGAGGGGACTTGAAACGATCCTACAGACGTGAACAGTAGAAATAAAGATGAGATGGCCACAACGGCTCTGCAGCTGGAGAGGGATGAAAGGCGAGCATGTGGATGGCGCGGGACGGCAATACCCCAGGTGCTACGGTCTTCCTCGGCTtaagagggggggggggggtttgcACGGGCGGGGCCGAGCTTCTCATGGGAAGTGCAGCGCTGTGAGGTCACTCAAGTCCCCCAGGTTAGCAGCGGTGCTGCGTGCAGAAGGAAGGTCTGGGGAACCGATCCCCCACCCCGGGCCGTGGGACTAGGGGGCCTGATTCCGCTCGGAAAGGTCAGGCCGGGTCGGACCAGGAACATGAACCAATTCCGGCTACTTTCCTGCTGCAGTGCCATCATCGCCTGCATTTTGTCCACGGTCCGGATTCCCTACCCCTCCGCCAGAACATCGTGGCATGTGCACATCGTGGCCATAGTGGCCCAGTTTACCGAATGTGCTGCAGAAACATAAAACCCCAACAGCGATGACGAAGTTTATCAGTTATCACACACGGATTGCAGTCAACAGCGAAGAGCCTACGGATACATACATCCACAGGAATGCAAGTAGGCGTCTatcaaaaaaagaaagaaagaaaaaaagaaatgACGAATGTTAAGAAAGGCCAGTCATTGTGCCAACACACTTGCCACCGAACTGAGCATCGGCTGGCATCATTTtcgaaagaaagaaaaaacgACAAGACGAGATGGGGGAAAATAAAGAGCTAGCTCGAGACTCACAAAGCGTCATTGAAGTGGCTCGAGTCGTGTGTTCCCACTGTAGGTTGGCTCTAAGCGGTTTGGTCTCGTTCGATTCGCGCTTCGCCTCTGCGATTGTGATTGGCCCAAACTTGCAAGATCCACATGCTGGCACAAGCGGCAGGCGGTGGTGAAGTCGAGTCGAGGTGCTTCCCGTGCCATTCTGTCGGGCCGTTTGGCCATTTATCCATCATTCATCTTTAACCCACATAGATTTGCAAAACTCCAGCATTCCAGAACGCCAGCCCGGGATTCCGAACTATCCGCCCGCGCATCGAGCCATCTATCTGATCCGCTTCCGTCCTTCAGCGACGACCATCTTGATCCTCCCTCCGACCCTTTCAGTCTTGGTAATCAGTCAGCGATAGCGACGACCATGTCGaccgccgcccgccgtcgcTTGATGCGCGACTTCAAGGTCATCCACGATGTTCATACATTCCGGTGTCCAACAGAATCACTGACACTTCGAGCAGCGCATGCAAACCGACCCTCCCGCCGGCGTCTCTGCCTCCCCTGTGCCCGACAACGTCATGACCTGGTATGTCCGAACGCTCCCCGTACCCCGCCGGCTGCTTCCATAACGACATGCGGGCTAACAGCAACCCTTTTAGgaacgccgtcatcatcggaCCCGCCGATACGCCCTTTGAAGACGGAACCTTCAGACTCGTGATGCAGTTCGAGGAACAATACCCCAATAAGCCGCCCGCGGTCAAGTTTATCAGCCAGATGTTTCACCCAAACGTCTACGCCACAGGAGAACTCTGCCTGGACATCTTGCAGAACAGATGGAGCCCTACATACGATGTCGCGGCGGTGTTGACGAGCATCCAGAGGTGAGTTGGCATgtcgggcggcggtggatTTGTAATCCGCCCGCTGACAACATGTTCCGGGCTAACGTTGCCACAGTTTGCTTAACGACCCAAACACCGGTTCCCCCGCGAACGTGGAGGCGTCGAATCTCTACAAGGACAACCGCAAGGAGTATACGAAGCGGGTTCGCGAGACGGTTGAGAAGAGCTGGGAAGACTAGGCGGCAACGATGTCACTGTCACAACGGAACACGTATGATTGATATGAACAAGATGGTCCGCTCTACCTCGGTAGGGAACGGTCCTTTGGGAATAGGCTGCAGGGCTGCGCTGTGAAGCCAAACTGGGGCGTAAATTGACGTGAGCGACACCCGGGACCGGCTAGACATATTCCTTGATTTGCTTCGCATTAAGCAAAATAGCTGGGGTACCCAATGAGGTGTTAGTGGGGGGGATTTGGCGTTTCGGCTCGTTCTGTTCTCTCTGAATGGCTTTTGGGGCGACCCTATACTGCGATAGGCGTTTCGCGGATGTGCTTTTGCTCTCTTCTCTGTTGAGTCACCGGCTATCGGTGACGTTAGGTTCGTCTTCATCTGGCTTTTACAGGGGAGTTCGTGGGAAGTGCATTTGGGACCTCATCAGCAGCGAAATACCAAATCTATTGTCCAACATGCGGCCCGGCGTTTGTAATATGAACCCATCTGCGAAAGCGGAGCAGGCCACTCCCATACACCAGGTACACAGTTCTTTAGTCTGTACGTACGCAGAATAAATCGAAACCATTGCGCCAATTTGGGTAACCTTCATCAGCGACGATCCTGTCGTGTgcccggcgacggcagccCTCTAATTAGTGTGTAATGCGTGCTCCAGGCCCATCCGTTTGGCCAAAAAGGCCTGTCGTGGTCAGTGTATGCTGGTATTTCCAGCAGAAAGACAGGGGACTGACGTGGTCCCTGCTGGGACGGACCCCTCGGACCATCTGCCTGTACCTGTACTTGACGGTGTGCTTTGAGCGAGCGCGAAGGAAGGTACCGGCGATTAAGTGGTCACTGGTGAGGTGGGCATGAAACCTGAGTGG from Colletotrichum higginsianum IMI 349063 chromosome 3, whole genome shotgun sequence includes the following:
- a CDS encoding Ubiquitin-conjugating enzyme e2 2 codes for the protein MSTAARRRLMRDFKRMQTDPPAGVSASPVPDNVMTWNAVIIGPADTPFEDGTFRLVMQFEEQYPNKPPAVKFISQMFHPNVYATGELCLDILQNRWSPTYDVAAVLTSIQSLLNDPNTGSPANVEASNLYKDNRKEYTKRVRETVEKSWED
- a CDS encoding PCI domain-containing protein, which gives rise to MFSRHSSRLPGQIARQAAVRHFSTGAALRQEIRDAYILSASRTPTAKFNGSFTNVSAPKLGAVAIKSALEKSKVPVEKISDVYMGNVLQGSVGQAPARQAVIFAGLPSSVEAITINKVCASGLKAVVFAAQNIQLGLADAQIAGGMENMTRVPYYVPRASNLPPFGHVKMEDGLLKDGLTDVYDQFHMGNCAENTAKKHEITREMQDQYAIQSYERAQAAWKANAFAEEIAPVTVPGKKGDTTIEADEGYLDVKFDRVPTLKPAFVRDGTGTVTAANSSTLNDGASALVLGSKEIAQQYGSGSRVLAKICGSADAAVDPVDFPIAPAKAVPIALKRAGITKDQVAVWEFNEAFAAVIKANEKILGLEGARVNPLGGAISLGHALGSSGSRILVTLLHQLKPGEYGVAAICNGGGAATAVVVQRVDKPPAPPSKYRLGVSRRGGAANLTEHALPLAPRTPKDPPHLTSSHLTLTWDFNHSLSTLITIRWGITHISRQHSPRIPTLSLAQLKSPRARTAAAPTMSLIIQFLTQIRTFVRAQNSDELRNWLLVEPTANQQYHALASELKTQFRSPSHANGGSGAGTSTALENTIEKCLPEEDDVPEGQGSPWPGFVTFMKDYMLFWRDVDYDDLLGAHTLLSGLVNSCSTAFAHPTYGGMLLKTAMSLCESLARLTMMLSRRPDLTRNIRNVDADDRKSIAESSAEIIQKIFTTCLTDRSSARYSKPEGKKVGVYMFANLVLKLLFACRRTHLAKQIFTNISTNSPPLSLYPASQRVTFLYYLGRFNLANCHFLRAALCLEEAYLQIPPPLTSHRALVLSYLIPSNLLLGRLPSQLLLSRPEASSLAPIYHPLAQSIRRGDFVHFQHALAQHEKYLFDKGLLLLLTHRLRPLLWRSLARKTFLLTYAPGPDDASSAATATATNRRAATLDLADLHATASYLQRRLEGYVPSKPPSSFSSASASPAFLAAVSHDAVSTLVPPPGGPRKLRPNEGLVWGNSPVEMDDIEMTVAALIQLGFMHGFVAHSQGRFAVMGATKKSPVLAGWPMPWAAVRERQYEEDLDLDHVPGWVKG